From the Synechococcus sp. KORDI-49 genome, the window ACCCAGGAGAAGGCCTGTGAAGCCAACACCCTGATGCACGACCAGGCCTGTCCTGTGTCGAAGCAGCCGGAATTGAAGGCCTGCGCGGTGATCGTTGCCCCGGCCGTCTCCGTGGTGAAACCGATGGAGCAGGAGAAAGGACGGCTGGACGGGTTGCGCCGTCTGCTCACCCCAGCACTTCGCTGAGAGCAGCCTCGAGATTGTGGTGGTCATGCCCGGGCCGCACCAGCTTGCACAGGGCAAAGCGATCCAGCTCACTGATCGCTGCCCACTGCTGTGGCGTCAGGTCCACGCCCCTTGCCTCAGCAGCGCTGTGAATCTCATCCGGCAGCGCGGTTCCCTGCTGCCAGGGCTCATCGACAGCCGGCGGAAGATCTCTGACGACGCCATCGGCCATCTCCCGCGAAATGGTTCGCAGGTGCTGGCGCATCTGATCGAGAGCATCGGCGGCGTCTGACCAATCCACAAGGGCCTGGCGCTGACGCTGCGAAAGAGCGAGCCAATGGCTGAGCTTCAGCTTCACACCGACCAGATCCAGCTTGCGGCGCACGCAGAGAGGAATGCAGCGCCAAGTGCCGATGAAGTCCTGTTCGAAGGCAAAACAATGGCTGGCGGACATGCTGCTGCGGGCCATCAATCAAGCGCTGAACGGTGTCAATGATGACAACGAAGATGCAAGCGATCAGAGATGTTCAGGTTGTAACAACATTGCATCTGTGCGCTTCGCCATCTCCCTTGGAATGCTGCTCGGCATGTCACACGGTTGGGTGACCGCCGAAAGCAGAGCGCGGAATGAATCAGCCACCTTTGAAATTGTAAGAACCGTTAAATCCGCTACCAACTTCTCTCCATTCAGTAGCGGGGAACACCAATTGTTTCCATACTGAAACTCACATCCGTGAGGTTTCAGCCTTGACCAACAGTTTTGTCTCCACAGGCCGCAGCCCGATCACGGTGGCCGCCGGTTTCCTCGGAGCCTTCATCGTCGGTTCCCTGGCCGTTCAACTGGTCCGCAGCCAAACCAGCCTCATCCAGGGTGGTGCAGCAGCTGTTGAGCCTGTGATCGCCAGCCCCGCCACCCTCTGGTCCCCCCTCGGTGAACGGGATGCCGTGGCAGGCAGCGTGGCAGCGATCCCGGAAGCACCGACGGTCACCATCAAACCGGTGGTCGGCTCCGAAGCCACGCTCTGGTCCACTCTCGGCGAACGCTGATTGACACCCCCGGCATGCCGGCCTGCATAGGGTGCCGGCATGCCGATGCAACGCCGAGAGCTGCTGAACGCCTGTGGGGGCCTCAGTGTGGCTGTGCTTGCAGGTGTGCAGGTGGCAGAAGCAGCTGAATCGAGGTTCTGCTCACCGGAGGATCCACTGCAGGCGCTGATGGAGGGCAACCGGCGCTTCAGCCGGGCCTGGCGGGACGCTGCGGCCAACCCCTCAACAGACCTCAGCGTTCTGCTCCACGGCAACCGCTGCTTCAATCCCCCTGGTGATCTGATCGATGGTCAACAGCCTTGGGCAACGGTGTTGACCTGCGCCGATTCGAGGGTCTCCCCCAGCTGGATCTTCGACACCACGCCCGGGGAACTGTTCGTGATCCGCAATGCAGGCAACACCGCCTTCACGGAAGCGATCGCCTCAGTTGAATACAGCGTCAGTGTCCTCAACACCCCCCTCGTGATGGTGATGGGCCACAGCGGCTGCGGTGCGGTGACCTCTGCCATGGGCGGTGATGATCTGTCGCCATCACTGGAACGACTGCTGAACCCGATCCGGGAGCAGATTTCGGACAGCACGACCCTCGATGAGGCGATCAGACGCAATGCGAGGGGAACCGCGGCAAAGCTTCTGAAACAGAGTGATCTGCTGAGTCAGGCGGAAGCTGACGGCCGCATGAGACTGGTGGTCAGTTGTTTCGACCTCACCAGCGGTGCGGTGATCCTGATCTGATGGCCGACGATCTCAGCCACCTCAACGAACAGGGCGAGGTGCGCATGGTGGAGGTGGGCGACCGGGCCGCCACCCGCCGCGAAGCGCATGCCAGCGGTGCGATCCGGATGATGGCCTCCACACTGGAGATGGTCCGCCGCGGCGAGACCCCCAAGGGAGATCTGCTCGCCGTGGCCAGGGTGGCTGCCATTCAGGCCGCGAAACGCACCTGGGAACTCATCCCTCTGTGCCATCCCCTGCCCCTGAGCGGCATGGAGGTGACCATCGAAGCCGACGAAGCGCTGCCTGGGCTGACCCTCAGCTGCCGCTGCCGCACGATCGGTCAGACCGGCGTCGAGATGGAAGCGATGACCGCCGTCTCCGTGGGTCTGCTGACGTTGTACGACATGCTCAAGTCCGTGGATCCAGGCATGACGATCGAAGCCGTCCGGTTGCAGCACAAGGATGGGGGGCGCAACGGTGCCTGGAGCCGCTGAGCCGTACGGCCGCGAAGGTCTGGGTCTCGCTGAGGCCCGTCAACGCGTGCTGGATGCGATCCGACCGCTGAACCGCAGCGAATCGCTGAAGCTGGCCGAGGCTCGCGGTCGCATCAGCGCTGAGACACTGCTCGCTCGGGAGTCGGTACCGGGCTTTCGAGCCTCGATCATGGACGGCTACGCCCTGGGGCAATCCAGCCAGCCCCAACCCGGAGAACGCTGGATCTTGAAGGGTCTCTCCGCCGCTGGCCAACCGTTCGACGGCAGCCTCGAAACCGGGGAGGCGATCCGGATTCTCACCGGCGCTGCGTTGCCCGATGGCGCCGACTGGGTCCTGCCACAGGAACTGGTCACCGTGTGCGGATCCAGCATCGCCCTGAACCAGGACGCCTCGGACAGGCCCTGGATCCGTGGTGTCGATGAAGAATGCGCTCAAGGGGACATCCTGCTGACCCCAGGGCAGCGCCTGGGACCGGCGGATCTGGGGCGCCTCGCAGGCTGCGGAGTCGCTGAGCTGAAGGTGTGGCAGCAGCCACGGATCGGCCTGCTGATCAGTGGAGATGAACTGGTGTCACCTGGGCGTGTCCGACCGAACGGCGCCATCTGGGAAAGCAACGGCACGCTGCTGGAGACGATGCTTCAGTCGCTCGGCCAGACCGTTCACCACCGCCGCGTGGTGCCGGATCAACCCGATGCTCTGCGACAGGCCCTCGGCGACCTTGCGATCACCTGCGATGCCGTCGTCAGCACGGGAGGTGTCTCTGCCGGCGACAGCGATTGGATCCGCCAACTTGCCGCCGAACTCGGCGAGGTGCACTTCTGGAAACTGTTCCTGCGGCCAGGTCGCCCCTTCGCCTTCGGCTGCCTGGGAGACGGCGTTCCCTTGTTCGGACTGCCCGGAAACCCTGTGGCAGCCGCGATCACCGCTCTGCAACTGCTGTGGCCAGCGCTCCAGAAACTGGAGGGACAAAGCGAACCGGAACTGTTTCCTCGTCTGCAGGTTGAACTGGCCGATCCGCTGGCACGTCGACCGGGCCGACCTGAGCTGGCAAGAGCCCGACTCGAGACCCAAGACGATGGAACCCTTCTGGCAAGGGTGAATGGGTCTCAGGCGTCCTCCCGCATCGGGTCACTCCAACAGGCGGATCTGCTGCTGGAGATTCCTGCTGATGCAGATCACCTGGAATCCGGCACACGCCTCTGGGCTCAGCTGCTGCGACCCAGGCTGTTCTGAAAACGACGTCGTTCCCAGGTGATCAGCCGACCATCGGCATCCACCTGAATGCTGATCTGCTGGAACAACTCAGCACTGAGCAGGCCTCCGATCTCGAGCTGAAAAGCGCCTCCCGGAAGCTCCTCAGGGACGGAGAAGACCAGACCATCCGGCATGACGGCAGAGCAGGAGGAGCGCAGCAGTTGCTCTGGCGCAAACGTCGTTGAACCGAGCAAACGCACACGACCGTCGGTTCCCTGCTGAGGCCTGAGTTGTTCCGCAGTCCCCCGCCAACCCCTCAGCGGTTCCAGCAGCGCCGCCGCCGAATCAGGAACGGGTCGCACCTGTTCCATCTCCATGGACTGGCGGCACCGGAAAGCAACCGCACCAACCGTGTGCAGACACCAATGGCTATCCGTCCACTGCCAGAGCAGCACCAGCATCGAGCGGGAACGGCCGCTGAACAGATTGATCTCATGACCAAAGCGAGGCCGCTGCGGGTCCAGCGACAGGCTGGATTGCCCACCGGCCCCCTGAAACTGCCAGCACCCCCCGCCGGCGTTGTACGACGCCCGGCTAATGGCATAACTGGCGTGGCCACCCTTGGCGAACATCAAACCTGACCCGTCCCATCGTCCGTTGTCGTCGTCTGGGAATGAGATGCGGTAGCGCGTTGGGTCGATCACACGATTCGGCGAGGCGAGATCCAAGCGTCCCGCTGCATCGCGACCAAACCAGGCGCCCCGTCCCTGCCAATCGCCCGCGAAATTGAGCCGGTTCAGCGTCCATTGATCAGTCATGGCTCTGGCGACAGTCCCCTGGCTCTGGAATCTGAAGCCCACAGCGATGTGTTGCTGTTCAGCCAGACCCCCTGATCACCGCACCATTCCCGCTTCCAGAACGGAGCCCGGTGCTTGAGCTCCTCCAACAGATCCGCAGCGCAGTGCTGAGCTGGACCGCGATGATCCGCCTCCACCGCGACCAACACGATCGGCTCACCCGGCGACAAGCGGCCCACCCGATGCAGCACCAACACCCGGTCTGCTGCGTGGGTCTGCCGTAACCGCTCCGCCATCGCCTCAAGCAACCGCTCACACAGGCCGGGGTAATGCTCAAGTTCGAGAGCCTGCAGAACGCGACCATCCATGGCCGTCGCCCGGACCCGACCGATGAACACCGCACTGGCCGCAGCATGCCCACCCCAGACAGACAGCTCCTCCCAGGGATCGAAGGCGGCCATGCGGATCTCAACCTGAACGGTGGCCATGGTTCACCCCCCCGTGAACGGGGGCAGAAAGGCCAGTTCATCCCCGGCTTTGAGCCGCTGATCGGCATCCACCAGCTGCTGATTCACGGCAATGCTGATCCCCAGAAGCGGACCCAGGTGCAGACCCTCCCAAACCTGCCGCGCCGTCGGCGACTCCGAGGGCAACGGCAGCGTCCGCTCCTCCCAACCGGCCCGTTCCCGCAGTGAGGCGAACAGCAACACCCGCAGCACCCTGGCCTTCTCATCTGATGCGGTTCTAGCGTCCGGGCTCTGCACCGCTGTGCCTTGGGCCTTTCCATCGCCCTGCTCACCATCTCCGACACGCGTTCCCTCGCCGATGACGCCAGCGGTGATCACCTGCAGAACAGCCTGGAAGCCGCCGGCCATCGGCTCAAAGAGCGAGCTCTCTGCCCCGATGACCGCTATCGGATCCGAGCAGAACTGAGCCGCTGGATCGCCGATGCCGATGTCGACGTGGTGATCAGCAGCGGCGGTACCGGGCTGACCGGCCAAGATGGCACACCGGAGGCCGTCGCCCCCCTGCTGGACAAAACAATCGACGGCTTCGGCGAACTGTTCCGGGTGCTGTCCTTCCAGAGCATCGGCACGAGCACATTGCAAAGCCGATGTCTGGCCGGCGTCGCCAACGGCACGTTCGTCTTCGTGCTGCCGGGATCTCTGGATGCGGTCACAACAGCCTGGGACCGCTTGATCCGCGCTCAGCTGGATCCGCAAACCCGCCCCTGCAACCTGGCTCAGCTGCGAACCCGTCTGCGGGAATGAAGGCCCAGCGCCTCAGAACGGAATCGGCATGGTGACCGCTGCAGGCACTGGCATGCAGGCCTCCACCTGGTGATCAATCATCTCGCCGATCACAACGATCGACGGGGATTTGAACTGCTGGGAGCGGGTCTCGGCTGCGACCTGCGCCAGAGGTGCCCTCAGACACCGCTGGCCGGAGACAGTTCCCTGCTGGATCACAGCCACCGGGGTCTCCGCCGGCAGACCACCGAGCATCAGCTCCTCTGCGATGCGCGGCAGGTTGTGAAGACCCATGTAGATCACCAATCCATCACTGGCTGTTGCCAGTGCACGCCAGTTCACCGACGGACGACGCTTATCGATCTCCTCATGGCCGGTGACAAAGGTGACGGAGGAACCTGCCCGACGATGGGTCACGGGAATTCCGGCATAGGCCGGAGCAGCGATGCCGGCCGTGACCCCTGGAACCACCTGCACAGGAATGCCGCGGTCGGCGAGGTAAGCGGCCTCTTCCCCACCCCGACCGAACAGAAAGGGGTCGCCTCCCTTGAGCCGGACCACAACAGCGTGCCTCTGGGCCATTTCCAGCAGCACGGCGTTGGTGCTGGGCTGCGGAACCGAATGGTGGCCACGCCGTTTACCGACGAAACGGCGCTCGCAGCTCTCCGGCACGAGATCAAGCACCTCCTCCGGCACCAGCGAGTCATAGACCAGCGCATCACAACGGCTCAGAAGACGCTGAGCCTTGACGGTGAGCAGCTCCGGATCACCGGGGCCAGCTCCGACCAGATAAACGGTTCCTGGATGTTCAGCGGTCGTCACGGCAGAGCAGCTAACAGTTCGATCAGGGCCTGACGAGTCAGGGAATGCTCGAGGAGGGGGGGTAGCCCACCAGCCTCGCGCAGGGCTTCCGTCATCCGATTCGGAGCCAGTGTCAGAGGCAGAGGCTGAGCCTCGGGATCGGTCTTTCGATGATCCTCCAGGCGGTCAAACGGCAGCAACGGCAACCCGAGCCGGTCCGTCAACCCGGCCAGGAAACGATCGGCAACTCCAGAACGCAAAGGGTGGTGAACAAGAACAGGCCGCTTGGAGTCAAGTCCAGCCAGCGCAGCCGCGACTGCATCCCACCAGTGGTGCCAGGCACCGAGGAACGGAAGCATGGTGACCTCCTTCCCTTCAGCCCTCAGACGCTGACGGATGGCAGGAGCATCGATGCGGGCATGGGCACCGGGCCAGAGCAGAAGAGGAACCAGCCAGGTGCTCGCGGTCGGACAGGGTTCAGGAGCTTCAGCCGTCAGCACTTCCAACTGAACGGGAGAGGATCGTCGCTGCTGAAGCACCGCGACCAGCGTGGTCAGGCAGACAGGCACTTCACCGCCGCTGCGGCCATGCACCACCAGGCGCAGCACGCGCGAGGAACGGGTCGAAGACTTGTTCCGTAGCAACGGCCACGGATTGATGGCCATGCCGACTGATGTCATCAGGGTGTTCTGAACTCTGCCGGGTCCATGGCGCCTCGACGCAACGTCAATCGTGCTGCATTGGAGAGCCGTTCCTATCGGGAACGGCTGGAACGGGGTGACTCCAGGTACAGCCCCAGGAACCGAGACGCCTTCAGACGCAGCGAACTTGACAGAGATTTCGCCGCGATGAAGCGTGTCTGGCAAATGCTCCGAGCTGGCGCTGTGCGGATGGTTGGCGAAGTCGGACGCCAATACTGACTCACAGGAAGAAAGCCTTTTACGGCTCGACGGGAGTCACAGGATGTAGCGAAAACAACAAATCGAACAGGCAAGGCAGTTTCGATGCTCTCCGCAAAAACTGTTCGATTCGATACGGACCAAGTCTGGATTACAGGCGTTAATTCCACAGTCCCAGCACTCCCTTCTTTCTGAAGTGCTGCAGGTCTTCGGGCCATTTCAGCTGATCAGCGCTTTCTATCTGAGCGATCAGTTCGCCCTATCCTTATAAAGCTCATGACCATCAGCTCTCCTTCCAGGCCGTATCTGGATGGCAAGAAGCTCAACAAAATCGAGCAGAACAAGGCTGCCAAAGACGGTTTGCTTGTCGGCAGCGAGATTGAAAAATTTGCCGAGCTCGGTTGGGAGCAGGTTGATGAAACAGATTTGCAATTACGCCTGAAGTGGTTCGGCATGTTCTGGCGTCCGAAGACACCGGGCAAGTTCATGTTGCGCCTGCGGGTTCCGAATGGAGTTTTATCGGCGCATCAACTGCGGATCGTCGCCTCCATCGTTGAACGCTACGGAGAGCAGGGCAGTTGCGACATCACCACCCGACAGAATCTCCAGCTTCGAGGTGTGCTGCTGGGGGACCTTCCTGAAATTCTCAAACGACTCAAGGAAGCAGGCCTGAGCACCATTCAATCCGGCTTCGACAATCCCAGAAACGTCACCGGAAACCCCATCGCCGGCATCGACCCCAACGAAATCGTCGATACCAGGCCATACACGTCGGAGTTGCAGAATTTTCTCACCAACAACTGCGAGGGAAACCCCGAATTCTCCAACCTTCCGCGCAAGTGGAATACAGCTGTTGCCGGTGCCAAAGATAATTTTCTTCTTCACAACGACATTGTTTTTCACCCTGTGGAAAAGGATGGCGTCATGGGATTCGGAGTCTGGATCGGCGGAGTGCTGTCCTCTCAGATGAATGCCTATGCCATTCCACTGAATGCCTGGGTGAAGCCGGATCAGATCTGCGCCATGACGGATGCCGTGATCAAAATCTGGCGCGACAACGGTGAACGCGACAAACGTCCGAAAGGACGCTTCCGTCTCTATCTGGATCAGATCGGTCTGGAAGCGTTCCGCGTCATGGTCGAGGAACGCTTCGGACCCCTCACGCCCGACCCTGGTTCCGTTTTCGACACCACACCACGGTCCCATTACGGCATTCATCCTCAGAAACAGGACGGCCTGTCCTTCGCAGGCGTGCATGTTCCGGTCGGGCGCCTGAAAGCACGGGATCTGCAGGATCTGGCCACAGCAAGCCTTGATTACGGCAGTGGTGAAGTGCGTCTCACCGAAGACCAGAACGTGATCTTCGTGGGACTTTCCACCGACAGAATCGACGCCTTCAAGGCCGATCCTCTGCTGCAGCGGTTCCCGCTTCAGCCCGGCACGATCGCCGCCGGAACGGTGTCCTGCACCGGCAGCACCTACTGCGGATTCGCCCTCACGAACACCAAGGACCAGGCACTTGCAGCCGCTCAGGAACTTGACCAGGAACTGGATCTTCCCGAAGAGCTGAAGATCCACTGGACGGGATGCCCGAACACCTGCGGCCAGGCCTACATGGGTGCCATCGGTCTCACCGGCACCAAGGCCAAGAACAGCGACGGAGAGATGGGAGAGGGCTACACCCTGACGCTCGGTGGCTCTCAGGGTCCGAACCCTGCCATCGGAGAAATCCACCGAAAAGCAATTCCAGCCGATGAGGTCAAAGCCGTCCTGAAGGAGGTGCTGATCGAACAGTTCGGTGCCACGCCACGGAACTGATCGATGCCTCAACGCCGTGGCGCTTCCTTTTGAAGCCACGGCTCAACCTCTCGACCACTCTCCCCTCTTCCATGGCTAACCGCAGCGATTTTTTCTCTCGTTTCGTCAACTGGCTGAGCGCCAGCGGTCGGGACGGAGCCTCCATCAATCGTCAGGGCGGCAGCTCTGATCCGTTCTCCCGCCTGATGAATCACATCAGCGGCTGAATCCAAACCTTTCAATCACCTTCCACACTGATTCGATGGACTACGTCCTTCCCAATGAGCTCGTTGACGGCATGATCGCCGCCGGCGGCAAGAAATCAACGGTCAGCATCAAGAACCTGCTGATCCGTGGCTTCTACTCCGGAGCCATTCTTGGACTGGCTGTGATCCTTGCTCTCACAGTCGGCATCCTCACCAAGCTTCCTTTCGTCGGCTCTCTGTTGTTCCCCTTCGGGTTCGCCAGCATTGTTCTGTTCGGAATGGAACTGGTCACCGGCAACTTCGCCCTACTTCCCATGGCGACATGGGCAGGGAAAAGTTCCTGGCCCGCCACGTTCCGCAACTGGATCTGGGTGTGGATCGGCAACTGGATCGGCACCGCTGTTGTGGCACTGATCATGGCCATCAGCCTGACCAGCGGCACCATGGACGGCGCGGCAGACAACGTCGGACCACCGATCTGGGACGCCGTGGCTCAGAAAATCATTGCTCTCAACCAGATCAACGTCGAAAAGAAATACGAGGCTCTCGGCAGCATGGGCTTCTTCCTTGCCTTTCTCAGGGGGGTCGTGGCCAACTGGCTGGTCTGCCTCGGCGTCACCATGGCCCTGGTGAGCAAGAGCGTCCCCGGCAAAATCCTGGCCTGCTGGCTTCCGATCACAGCGTTCCAATCGATGGGCATGGAGCACATCGTTGTGAACCAGTTCCTTCATACCGCAGGTCCGATTCTTGGATCGGGAGTGCCATTCACCAAGGTGATCTTCTGGAATTTCCTTCCGGTCACCATCGGAAACATCGTTGGCGGCATGGTGTTCATCGGCATGCTCTTCTACAGCACGCACCGCACCACCATGGAGAACGTGCTTCCCACAGAGCACGATGACAAACTCGAACGCGAACTGGCTGCTGAGCTGGGAGCTCGCTGAATCAACTGATGAGCTTGGACGAAGCCGCTCTTTGGGAGCGACTCGCGCAATCACGACGGGCTCCTCTGGAGCCTGACTGGCTGGGGGGGGTGTACTCCCCCAGCCTTTCTGCTGAGCTGCGCTGGGCCCTCTGCGAAAAACTTGGAATGCTGGCGGAACGTGGCTGGCCGGAGATCGAGCAGCTTCTGCAGAGCCACGGGGCTCAGAAAGAGCTGGTGATGGCAGCTGGTCTTTGCCACCAGACCCAAGCACGGGATTGGCTGCTCACCATGCTGGACAACGCATCGGATGACGACGATGACAACTTGGTTGTCGTTCAGGCACTGGGATGCTGGGGATCTGAGATTCCAGGCTCGGTGATCAGCCGTTGCCTGAACCATCCCGGCCAGCAGCAACGCCTTGCCGGTTTGCAACTGTTGAGCTTTCGGGCACACCGTCTCAGCGACAGCGAACTGTTGACGTTCTGCGACGGTGCGATCAGGGATTTTCGAGATCCCGTGGTGGTGGCGGCCATCCGCGTTCTTCAGCGCCGTGATGGTGAATCGATCAGCGCCCGCCTGGCAGAAATCTGCCAATACGGATCCATCACTGGAGCAGATGCAGCCTTCCGCGCTCTTGGTTGCATCGCCACTCCGGCGAGTCGGCACCACTTGATGGAGTTAAGCCAGACCCTTGAAGATGATGAACGTCGTGAACTCGCAAGTCGCGAGCTGAAGCAGCAATTCCGGCAATAAAAAAGGGCTCAGCGATGCTGAGCCCTGGTCGATAAACCCCCTCAATCAACCGTTGATCACCACTTCTTATAAGGCAGGAACTTCCCGCACATGGTGATCTCCACGCGATCACCCTTGGGATCTTCGACTTTTTCCACATCCAAGGTGAAATCAATAGCACTCATGATGCCATCACCGAACTTTTCCTGAATCACATCTTTCAAAGGCATTCCATAAACCTGCATGATTTCATAAAAGCGATAAATCAGCGGGTCAGTCGGAATCACCGGTTCGAGACTTCCCTTGGTGGGGAACTCCTGGATCGCAGCAGTCATTGCCGGGTCGAGAGAGAGCAGTTCTGCCAGCTTCTCAGCCTCTTCTTTCGATGCAGTCGCTTGTCCATAAAACAGAGAGGCCACCCAAACCTCATCGAGACCCATGGCCGCCTCGAGATCAGCGAAGCTGAGACCCTTGGCTTTCTTGGCAGCCATCAGAGTGGCCGTCACCGTGGCCTGCGTGGGCGCGGCCAGCGACGGAGTAGACATGGCGGAAACAGTCATGCTTAAGAGAAACAACAGTGCACTGCTTCAATGCAGCATTCCAAGGTGGAATGTCTCAGCAGCGGCTTGACTGTTGCGTCATCATTGATCCCAAAATGCAGCAATAACTACCAAAAACAGAGTTCGATTCCGAAACATCCGTCACATCCGTGAGCCCTTGAAAACTGGTGAAATGGTCGAGTGATGCTTGTAGGGCGATGAGTGAACTGTTCCGATCCATCTCCTCTCTGTTTCTCAGCCAACACCTCCAAACACAACCGGCGACCAATCTCGTTCTGGAACGCCTCTACTACGCGGATGGCCGTCACAACCCCAGCCATCCACGCCATGGCAGTTTTGATGGATTGAGTGTCTTACCCACGGGTTGAATCGATTGGTAACAACCACTACCTCCAAAGGCCCAGGCGCTCCTGAACACTGCCGTCAGAGACTTGCCCGCGGGTGACCAGCACAGTGTTGAGCGGTCGCGAGCGGTTCAAGCAACACCTGCGCAAGGTCGGCAGCGGCGAGCACACCAGCAAGGGCATGAGCCGTGAGGAGGCCGCTGACGCTCTCAACCTCATGCTGGAGGGTGAGGCGACACCGGCACAGATCGGTGCTTTTCTGATCGCCCACCGCATCCGACGGCCAGAGCCTCAGGAACTGACCGGCATGCTCGACACCTACCGGATCCATGGCCCGGTGGTGAGAAGCAAGGCCGATCAGAGGTCTCCGCTGTGCTTCGGCATGCCGTTCGACGGTCGGACGAGAACCGCACCGATCTACCCGCTCACAGCGCTGGTGCTGCTGGCCTGCGGCCAACCGGTTGTTCTGCAGGGCGGCAACCGCATGCCGATCAAGTACGGCGTCACGGCGATCGACCTGTTCCGAGCCCTCGATCTCGAGCTCGGT encodes:
- a CDS encoding phage capsid protein; this encodes MSLDEAALWERLAQSRRAPLEPDWLGGVYSPSLSAELRWALCEKLGMLAERGWPEIEQLLQSHGAQKELVMAAGLCHQTQARDWLLTMLDNASDDDDDNLVVVQALGCWGSEIPGSVISRCLNHPGQQQRLAGLQLLSFRAHRLSDSELLTFCDGAIRDFRDPVVVAAIRVLQRRDGESISARLAEICQYGSITGADAAFRALGCIATPASRHHLMELSQTLEDDERRELASRELKQQFRQ
- the cynS gene encoding cyanase, which encodes MAAPTQATVTATLMAAKKAKGLSFADLEAAMGLDEVWVASLFYGQATASKEEAEKLAELLSLDPAMTAAIQEFPTKGSLEPVIPTDPLIYRFYEIMQVYGMPLKDVIQEKFGDGIMSAIDFTLDVEKVEDPKGDRVEITMCGKFLPYKKW